The Streptococcaceae bacterium ESL0729 genome has a segment encoding these proteins:
- a CDS encoding tyrosine protein phosphatase has product MIDLHCHILPGVDDGAQTIEDSMDMANKAVSQGITHILCTPHHNNGKYDNKASKVIPRVLALQEELDKRDIPLTVLEGQEVRITGSLIEDIVRDEILFTDLDNKYILIEFPTIDVPSYSEQIFVDLISRGHTPVIVHPERNAVFREDPNKLIDFLDMGVLAQLTAPSYVGVFGKSIQKTAKLMVKHNMVQMVASDAHNLKHRNFYLKEAYQAIEKDFGKKKVEYMKQVAKDLLNGDPVSRPEYSEIRKKKFGLF; this is encoded by the coding sequence ATGATTGACTTACACTGTCATATTTTACCTGGAGTAGATGATGGGGCTCAAACAATTGAAGACAGCATGGATATGGCTAACAAGGCTGTAAGCCAAGGTATTACCCATATCCTCTGTACTCCCCACCATAATAATGGTAAGTATGATAATAAAGCATCAAAGGTAATTCCAAGGGTCTTAGCCCTTCAAGAAGAGCTTGATAAAAGAGATATTCCACTAACGGTCCTAGAGGGACAAGAAGTCAGAATAACAGGTAGTTTGATTGAGGATATTGTCCGGGATGAAATTTTATTTACTGACCTAGACAACAAGTATATCCTTATCGAATTTCCAACCATCGATGTTCCAAGCTATTCGGAGCAAATTTTTGTTGACCTGATATCAAGGGGTCACACACCTGTAATTGTCCATCCTGAACGGAATGCGGTCTTTAGAGAAGATCCAAATAAATTGATTGATTTTCTTGATATGGGAGTATTAGCTCAACTTACGGCACCTAGCTATGTTGGGGTATTTGGTAAATCAATCCAAAAAACTGCAAAACTTATGGTCAAACATAATATGGTTCAAATGGTAGCTTCAGACGCCCACAATTTAAAGCACCGAAATTTTTATTTAAAAGAAGCCTATCAGGCGATAGAAAAAGATTTTGGTAAGAAAAAAGTTGAATACATGAAGCAGGTAGCAAAAGATCTTTTAAACGGAGATCCTGTAAGTAGACCTGAGTATTCAGAAATCAGAAAGAAAAAATTTGGTTTATTTTAG
- a CDS encoding sugar transferase: MNEDKRIASNDKGKVAGTGEQIWIKARELDSKESYNLFKRLADIILSSFGLLVASPIILIVAISMKIEDFNGPIFFSQTRVGKDEEEFKMFKIRSMCVDAEKKLEDLLHKNEVDGAMFKMKDDPRITKIGKFIRKTSIDELPQLWNVLKGDMSLVGPRPPLPREVATYSDYDKQRLLVKPGCTGWWQVNERNSTGFEGMLDRDLEYIQRRSLGFDLLIIGKTFLVILKPNEGM, from the coding sequence ATGAATGAAGATAAGCGTATAGCGAGTAATGATAAAGGAAAAGTAGCAGGTACAGGAGAACAAATTTGGATCAAGGCAAGAGAGCTTGATTCAAAGGAATCTTATAATCTTTTTAAAAGATTAGCAGATATTATTCTAAGCTCCTTTGGTCTACTTGTAGCCAGCCCTATCATTTTAATTGTGGCTATATCGATGAAGATAGAAGATTTTAATGGTCCTATTTTCTTTTCCCAAACTAGGGTTGGAAAAGATGAGGAAGAGTTTAAAATGTTCAAAATAAGGTCAATGTGTGTTGATGCTGAGAAAAAATTGGAAGATTTACTTCATAAGAATGAGGTTGATGGGGCCATGTTTAAGATGAAAGATGACCCACGAATCACTAAGATTGGTAAATTCATCCGTAAGACCAGTATTGACGAACTTCCACAGCTTTGGAATGTTTTAAAGGGCGACATGTCCCTAGTTGGGCCTAGACCTCCTCTACCAAGGGAGGTAGCTACTTACAGTGACTACGATAAACAGAGGCTCTTGGTTAAGCCAGGATGTACCGGTTGGTGGCAGGTAAACGAGCGTAATAGTACAGGTTTTGAAGGCATGCTTGATCGAGACTTGGAGTATATTCAAAGACGCTCGTTAGGCTTTGACCTTCTCATCATCGGGAAAACATTTTTGGTTATTCTTAAACCAAACGAAGGAATGTAA
- a CDS encoding glycosyltransferase family 1 protein, whose amino-acid sequence MKNIYIIGSKGIPAKYGGFETFVDKLVQNQKSDQIKYHVACTRENSLKSNITEDNFTYHGADCFSIDIPNIGPAKAIYYDVAALNHAIKLAEKNQDTDPIFYILACRIGPFIGSFKKKIEKIGGKLFINPDGHEWMRAKWSYPVRRYWKLSEKLMVKHADLLICDSKNIEKYILEDYKAYHPKTTYIAYGTDVDKSKFDSNSKDVIDWFSQKDVTPDNYYLVVGRFVPENNYETMIREFMKSDSKKDFVLITNVEENKFFDKLKQETGFDKDSRIKFVGTVYNQELLKYIRENAFAYIHGHEVGGTNPSLLEALASTKLNLLLNVGFNREVGEDGALYWDKDNLNLLINDLEKNVTDYSGLEAISKKTIADRFSWDGIVSKYEDLFLKN is encoded by the coding sequence ATGAAAAATATTTATATAATCGGATCAAAGGGAATTCCTGCCAAATACGGTGGCTTTGAAACCTTTGTGGACAAACTTGTCCAAAATCAAAAGAGTGATCAAATTAAGTATCATGTTGCTTGTACCAGAGAAAATAGCCTTAAATCTAACATCACAGAGGATAACTTTACCTATCACGGGGCAGATTGTTTTAGTATTGATATCCCAAATATTGGGCCTGCAAAGGCCATTTATTATGATGTTGCTGCCTTAAATCACGCTATTAAATTAGCTGAAAAAAATCAGGATACAGATCCTATTTTCTATATCCTAGCTTGTAGGATTGGGCCCTTCATTGGAAGCTTCAAGAAGAAGATTGAAAAGATAGGTGGAAAGCTTTTCATCAATCCTGACGGTCATGAGTGGATGAGGGCCAAGTGGAGTTATCCAGTTAGAAGATACTGGAAGCTATCTGAAAAACTAATGGTCAAGCATGCAGATCTTTTAATCTGTGATAGTAAAAATATTGAAAAATATATTTTAGAAGACTACAAGGCTTATCACCCAAAAACAACTTACATTGCTTATGGGACTGATGTTGATAAGAGTAAGTTTGACTCAAACTCTAAAGACGTTATTGACTGGTTCAGCCAAAAAGATGTGACACCAGATAACTATTATTTGGTAGTGGGTCGTTTTGTTCCAGAAAACAACTATGAGACAATGATTCGTGAGTTCATGAAGTCTGATAGCAAAAAGGACTTTGTGCTGATTACAAATGTCGAAGAGAACAAGTTTTTCGATAAATTAAAGCAGGAGACTGGCTTTGATAAGGATTCAAGAATTAAGTTTGTTGGTACTGTTTATAATCAGGAGCTTCTAAAGTATATTAGGGAAAATGCCTTTGCTTACATTCATGGACATGAGGTTGGTGGAACTAACCCATCTCTTTTAGAGGCCCTTGCGTCAACCAAGCTAAATCTTCTACTAAATGTTGGATTTAACAGGGAGGTTGGAGAAGATGGTGCCCTTTACTGGGATAAGGACAACCTTAATCTTCTGATTAATGACCTTGAAAAAAATGTGACAGATTATTCTGGCCTAGAAGCTATCTCTAAAAAGACAATCGCAGATAGATTTTCATGGGACGGGATTGTTAGCAAGTATGAAGATTTATTTTTAAAAAATTAA
- a CDS encoding acyltransferase, which yields MKSKRNINLDIIKIIATVQVICLHNSSNAFIIDKNHWLQNNNVIINQLLYYSGTIAVPLFFMVNGYLILNRGTIDRYYISKKIISILNVVVFWNLIVFVANLFKGNIKNPIKLVIGSLIQRGYLYQFWFMGSLIIISLLAIFLNRMLKNHEEKYLILLISLFVISTIVDIYSRFVLVYPMQSYVIQTFRLWTWLFYYMLGGLIGKKKKNIQNFSYLNNGILLSIFTVIVIFLEPMMAVQIKIPYAEYNYDNILIIVWSTWFFCYLLNKPLKISNKFNNLIISLSSVSMGVYIIHPTIIKVLGKLFNTSLPLNNIISLLLTIFVSFATAYVISKIPYVNRSIRM from the coding sequence ATGAAAAGTAAAAGAAATATTAATCTGGATATTATTAAGATAATTGCTACTGTGCAAGTTATCTGTTTACATAACAGTTCCAATGCCTTTATAATTGATAAGAATCATTGGCTCCAAAATAATAATGTAATTATTAATCAACTTTTATATTATTCAGGCACTATCGCAGTCCCTTTATTTTTTATGGTTAATGGTTATTTAATTTTAAACAGGGGAACTATTGACAGATACTACATTAGTAAAAAAATTATCTCAATTCTAAATGTGGTTGTCTTTTGGAATTTAATTGTTTTTGTAGCTAATCTGTTCAAGGGAAATATTAAAAATCCTATCAAATTAGTAATAGGTAGTTTGATTCAACGAGGATACTTATACCAATTTTGGTTTATGGGTAGTTTGATAATTATTAGTTTATTAGCTATTTTTCTGAATAGGATGCTAAAGAATCATGAAGAAAAGTATCTTATTTTATTAATATCTTTATTTGTTATATCAACGATAGTTGATATATATTCAAGATTTGTCCTGGTCTATCCCATGCAGTCTTATGTAATACAAACTTTCAGGTTATGGACTTGGTTGTTCTATTATATGTTGGGAGGACTAATAGGCAAGAAGAAAAAAAATATACAAAATTTTAGTTACCTGAATAATGGAATTTTATTGTCAATATTTACAGTTATCGTTATTTTTCTTGAGCCTATGATGGCCGTTCAAATAAAAATTCCATATGCAGAATATAATTATGACAATATATTGATTATTGTATGGAGTACTTGGTTCTTCTGTTATTTATTAAATAAACCCCTTAAAATTTCTAATAAATTTAATAATTTGATAATTAGTCTAAGTTCCGTTTCTATGGGAGTATATATAATTCATCCTACTATAATAAAAGTTCTTGGAAAATTGTTTAACACAAGCTTGCCTTTGAACAATATAATTTCCTTGCTTCTAACTATCTTCGTATCGTTTGCTACTGCATATGTTATATCTAAAATACCGTATGTTAATAGAAGTATTAGAATGTAA
- a CDS encoding flippase: MKLIKNYLYNIGYQIFILIIPLVTVPYIARVLGAEGVGINAFTNSIIQYFILFGSIGVNLYGNRTIAYNRDNKEKLSQSFWEITFLRFICIFVSYVCFLIFLGLVSNFKVYYFYQSLLIIAAAFDISWFFMGIEDFKKTVLRNILVKLLSLAAIFAFVRTSHDTAAYILILSLSTLLGNLTLWPYIRKMVYPPNFKEMNLRVHLSPSISLFIPQIATQVYLVLNKTMLGLVTGVESSGYYENTDKIVKIVLAVVTATGTVMLPRVANTFARGQKDEVKRYLYTSFDFVSAICFPMSLGLAAIAPKFSIWFLTEDFAIVGKLLPILSLIVIFIGWSNVLGTQYLLPTNQTKYFTISVVSGAFVNLLLNFIMINLWGVYGAVVATVLSEIIVTLVQLYYVRYTLNIAYLFKGTWKYVLASTAMMFMVRFMNDIMPGKAFYFMIQVFLGIVIYVLLVVILRAPIIQEAKKMLKKI, encoded by the coding sequence ATGAAATTAATAAAAAACTACCTTTATAATATAGGTTATCAAATATTTATTCTTATAATTCCTCTGGTTACAGTTCCCTACATTGCACGTGTTTTGGGGGCTGAAGGGGTCGGGATTAATGCCTTTACCAATTCAATCATCCAGTACTTCATTTTATTTGGGAGTATTGGGGTTAACCTCTATGGAAATAGGACCATTGCCTATAATCGGGACAACAAGGAAAAGCTAAGCCAAAGTTTCTGGGAGATTACCTTCCTGCGTTTTATCTGCATCTTTGTAAGTTATGTCTGCTTTTTGATCTTTTTAGGTCTGGTATCAAACTTTAAGGTTTATTATTTCTACCAGTCTCTTTTAATCATTGCTGCAGCCTTTGACATCTCATGGTTCTTTATGGGAATTGAAGACTTTAAAAAGACCGTTTTAAGGAATATCTTAGTTAAACTCTTATCACTGGCTGCTATTTTTGCCTTTGTCAGAACAAGTCATGATACAGCTGCATATATTTTAATCTTGAGTTTATCTACTTTACTTGGTAATTTGACCCTTTGGCCCTATATTCGGAAGATGGTTTATCCGCCGAACTTTAAGGAGATGAATTTGAGGGTTCATTTGAGCCCTTCGATAAGTCTTTTTATCCCTCAAATTGCTACCCAGGTTTATTTGGTATTAAACAAAACCATGTTGGGCCTTGTTACAGGGGTTGAAAGTTCAGGCTACTATGAGAATACAGACAAGATTGTAAAAATTGTTCTGGCTGTTGTCACTGCTACAGGGACAGTTATGCTGCCACGGGTCGCAAATACCTTCGCCAGGGGTCAAAAAGATGAGGTCAAAAGATACTTATATACCTCCTTTGATTTTGTAAGTGCTATCTGCTTTCCCATGTCTCTTGGCCTTGCAGCCATCGCACCCAAGTTCTCAATCTGGTTTTTAACGGAAGATTTTGCCATTGTTGGAAAACTGCTACCGATTCTGAGCCTAATTGTCATCTTTATTGGTTGGAGTAATGTCTTAGGTACCCAGTATCTCTTACCAACCAACCAAACCAAGTATTTTACAATTTCAGTTGTTTCAGGAGCTTTTGTTAATTTACTACTAAATTTCATCATGATTAATTTGTGGGGAGTTTATGGAGCTGTGGTAGCAACTGTCTTATCTGAGATTATAGTAACCTTAGTTCAGCTTTATTATGTCAGATATACCCTTAACATTGCTTATCTATTCAAGGGTACTTGGAAGTATGTATTGGCATCTACTGCCATGATGTTTATGGTTCGTTTTATGAATGATATCATGCCAGGTAAGGCCTTCTACTTTATGATTCAAGTTTTCCTAGGGATTGTGATTTATGTCCTTCTGGTTGTAATTTTAAGGGCACCGATAATCCAAGAAGCTAAAAAAATGCTCAAAAAAATTTAA
- a CDS encoding VanZ family protein → MKNYLKYILALLVSIGLSYLLIQHLAYPTLAEYPRLARIMARFIYTKQVLILMTSLLIWVLYIQWELKKLFVVYIYMAATVYVFLLFVVLFTKAEHYHALSLDPFDFLRNVTVKDLREALLNLIYFIPLGIIYGFHARPKEFVFISLLTLLGVETIQYLFYLGTFGLSDILLNFMGCSIGYLIFVKNKNKFTII, encoded by the coding sequence ATGAAAAATTACCTTAAATATATCCTGGCCCTCCTTGTATCCATTGGTCTATCTTACCTCCTAATTCAGCATTTAGCCTATCCAACTTTAGCTGAATATCCACGCCTGGCAAGGATTATGGCCCGTTTTATCTACACCAAGCAAGTCCTGATTCTTATGACTAGCCTACTCATCTGGGTTTTATATATCCAGTGGGAGCTTAAAAAATTATTTGTTGTCTACATCTATATGGCAGCAACAGTCTATGTCTTCCTTTTATTTGTTGTCTTATTTACCAAGGCCGAACATTATCATGCCCTGTCTCTTGATCCCTTTGATTTTCTTAGAAATGTGACAGTAAAGGACTTGAGAGAGGCCTTGTTGAATTTGATTTACTTTATTCCCCTGGGGATAATCTATGGTTTTCATGCAAGGCCAAAAGAGTTTGTCTTTATCTCTCTTCTGACCCTTCTTGGAGTAGAAACCATCCAGTATCTTTTTTATCTTGGAACCTTTGGACTAAGCGATATCCTACTTAATTTTATGGGTTGTTCAATCGGCTACCTTATATTTGTTAAAAATAAAAATAAATTTACTATCATTTAG
- the glf gene encoding UDP-galactopyranose mutase, with translation MEFNTKNYDYLIVGAGPYGSIFAHEAAQRGKRSLIIERRPHVGGNMYTYKDEGINVHEYGAHIFHTDNKDVWDYVNRFTNFNGYINQVVANYKDKLYNLPFNMNTFYQMWGVKTPAEAKAKIEEQKKEAGIIGTPKNLEEQAISLIGTDIYEKLIKGYTEKQWGRLATELPSFIIRRLPVRYIFDNNYFNHRYQGVPVDGYTAIFDKMLDSDLIDVQTDTDFFENKEAYLKEFPRIVYTGMIDQFFDYKHGELEYRSVRFESEKFATDNQQGNAVINYTEREVPYTRVMEWRHFDQKGNDDVTILTKEYPQDWDRSKEAYYPVNDLKNSEIFKKYRKEADKLDNVIMGGRLGNYQYYDMDQVFNAALKEVEREFGK, from the coding sequence ATGGAGTTCAATACGAAGAATTACGATTATCTAATCGTTGGTGCAGGTCCTTATGGATCAATTTTTGCCCATGAAGCAGCACAGAGAGGGAAACGAAGCTTAATAATAGAGCGTCGTCCACATGTTGGTGGGAACATGTATACCTATAAGGATGAAGGTATTAATGTCCACGAGTACGGAGCACATATCTTCCATACCGACAACAAGGATGTCTGGGACTATGTAAATAGATTTACTAATTTTAATGGTTACATTAACCAAGTTGTAGCGAATTACAAGGACAAACTTTACAATCTTCCTTTCAATATGAACACCTTCTACCAGATGTGGGGCGTTAAGACTCCAGCAGAGGCTAAGGCAAAGATTGAGGAGCAGAAAAAAGAAGCAGGCATCATAGGAACACCAAAAAACCTTGAAGAACAAGCTATTTCTTTAATCGGTACCGATATTTATGAAAAATTAATTAAAGGCTACACTGAAAAACAATGGGGTCGTCTAGCAACTGAATTGCCGAGTTTTATTATTAGAAGGCTTCCAGTACGTTATATCTTTGACAACAACTATTTCAACCACCGTTACCAGGGAGTTCCAGTGGATGGATATACTGCAATTTTTGATAAGATGCTTGATTCAGACTTGATTGATGTTCAAACAGATACAGATTTCTTTGAAAATAAGGAAGCTTACTTAAAAGAGTTCCCTCGTATTGTTTATACAGGAATGATTGATCAATTCTTTGACTACAAACATGGGGAATTAGAGTACAGATCAGTTCGTTTTGAATCTGAAAAATTTGCGACTGACAACCAACAAGGAAATGCCGTAATTAACTATACAGAGCGTGAGGTTCCCTATACTCGTGTGATGGAATGGCGCCATTTTGACCAAAAGGGTAATGATGATGTAACCATCCTTACAAAAGAATATCCGCAAGATTGGGATCGTTCTAAGGAAGCCTACTATCCAGTAAATGACTTAAAAAACAGTGAAATCTTCAAAAAATACCGTAAAGAGGCCGATAAACTTGATAATGTAATCATGGGTGGACGTTTAGGTAACTATCAATACTATGACATGGATCAAGTATTCAATGCTGCTCTTAAAGAAGTAGAAAGAGAATTTGGTAAATAA
- the galE gene encoding UDP-glucose 4-epimerase GalE has protein sequence MTVLVLGGAGYIGSHAVDQLLAKGYEVAVVDNLSTGHIKSLPKAVPFYKGDIRDKDFMRGVFKEVANIEGIMHFCASSLVGESMENPLKYFDNNTYGAIALLEVMQEFDIRHIVFSSTAATFGKVETMPISEETMTLPINPYGQSKLMMEQIMKWQSEATGMTYVALRYFNVAGAKSDGSIGEAHTCETHLIPLLMQVALGKRENIQIYGNDYNTPDGTNVRDYVQVEDLIDAHIKALEYLKAGGKPQVFNLGSQKGFSNLEILEAARRVTGHAIPAVLADRRPGDPDSLYTSSQKAKDILGWSPSYEKIDDIVQTAWTWHKKHPNGYED, from the coding sequence ATGACAGTTTTAGTTTTAGGTGGAGCTGGCTACATTGGAAGCCACGCCGTTGACCAATTATTAGCAAAAGGTTATGAAGTAGCTGTTGTTGATAACCTATCAACAGGGCATATTAAATCCCTTCCAAAAGCTGTTCCCTTCTATAAAGGGGATATCAGGGATAAGGATTTCATGCGCGGGGTATTTAAAGAGGTTGCTAATATAGAAGGAATCATGCATTTTTGTGCCTCTTCTCTTGTGGGAGAGTCTATGGAAAATCCCCTTAAATACTTTGATAACAATACTTACGGGGCAATAGCTCTTCTTGAGGTTATGCAGGAATTTGATATCAGACATATCGTCTTTTCAAGTACAGCTGCAACCTTTGGAAAAGTTGAGACCATGCCTATATCGGAAGAAACTATGACTCTTCCGATTAATCCTTACGGACAAAGTAAGCTTATGATGGAGCAAATCATGAAGTGGCAAAGTGAGGCTACTGGCATGACTTATGTGGCACTAAGATACTTTAACGTAGCTGGGGCTAAAAGTGATGGCTCAATAGGTGAAGCACATACCTGCGAGACCCACCTAATTCCTCTTTTAATGCAAGTAGCCTTAGGAAAAAGAGAAAATATCCAAATTTATGGTAATGACTACAATACACCAGATGGAACAAATGTGCGTGATTATGTTCAAGTTGAAGATTTAATTGATGCTCATATCAAGGCCCTGGAATATTTAAAAGCAGGTGGTAAACCTCAGGTATTCAATCTTGGTAGCCAAAAGGGATTCTCTAATCTTGAGATTCTTGAAGCTGCTAGAAGGGTTACTGGTCATGCAATTCCAGCAGTTTTAGCTGACCGTAGACCAGGAGATCCAGACAGCTTATATACCTCAAGCCAAAAAGCTAAAGATATTTTAGGATGGTCACCATCTTATGAGAAGATTGATGATATCGTTCAAACGGCCTGGACTTGGCACAAAAAACATCCGAATGGATATGAAGATTAA